Below is a window of Thermoproteota archaeon DNA.
CACGAAGTTTTGTAAGCATCGAATCCATTTTGGATATTTGTACCTGCAGTTTGTTTACTGCGTTCTGGATTCGTGGTTTCAATGCACCTTGTGGCTTTACTGCATCACGAAGTTTGCCTGTTACACTTTGGGTCTCTTGTCGAGCCCAAGTCTTATCAAAGCCTGGCATGGTGGCAAGTTTAAGATTTTACACTTAATGAGAGGTGTATATTTAGATCAACTAGAAACTAAATTTAGCTAACAAAAGTAACATGATCTAGGTAAAAATGAATGAAAAAATTGTCGTATTTGATTCCGGTTTAGGCTCTCTTTCAATAATAAAACCAATCCAAAGAGTTAGAAAATCTGATATCATCTATTTTGCAGATAATAAAAATTTCCCCTATGGAAAAAAACCCGTGTCAGAGTTAAAGAAAATTATTCAGAACACAATTTCAGTGATTGAAAAAAAATTCAATCCAGAAATAATCATTATCGGTTCAAACACACCTACGTTGTTGTTTCCTGAAATATTATCTAAAAAAATACATGGTGTCCTTCCACCACTCATAGATGCTTCAAGGGTAACAAGAACAGAGAATATTGCCATATTAGCAACAGAAACAGTCGTTAACAGTAAAAAGATTGATCTTTTCATAAAGAAGCAAAAGATTTCTCAATCGATCAAAGTTTTTAAGATAAATGCATCTCCATTGGTAAATCTTGTTGAATCGGGAAAATTTCTTGAAGATAAAAAATATTGTAGAAAGATAATTCAAAGAACATTAAAAAAAATAATTTTAAAGAATGAAATTGACGTGTTTACTCTATCAAGTACACATTTACCTTTTTTGAAAGATATACTAGAGAAAGAATTCCCTAGTGTAAAATTTTTAGATCCAGCTCCAAGCATTGCAAAGAGATTGCCAAAATCTAATTTGAAACGTAACAGATTAAGTATCTATACAAATGGAGATCTAAAAAAATTCCAGTATACATTAAAGAAGATTAACATATCAAATAGAGTAAAGAAATTGGAGATCAGTT
It encodes the following:
- a CDS encoding glutamate racemase, coding for MNEKIVVFDSGLGSLSIIKPIQRVRKSDIIYFADNKNFPYGKKPVSELKKIIQNTISVIEKKFNPEIIIIGSNTPTLLFPEILSKKIHGVLPPLIDASRVTRTENIAILATETVVNSKKIDLFIKKQKISQSIKVFKINASPLVNLVESGKFLEDKKYCRKIIQRTLKKIILKNEIDVFTLSSTHLPFLKDILEKEFPSVKFLDPAPSIAKRLPKSNLKRNRLSIYTNGDLKKFQYTLKKINISNRVKKLEIS